The following are encoded together in the Triticum dicoccoides isolate Atlit2015 ecotype Zavitan chromosome 6B, WEW_v2.0, whole genome shotgun sequence genome:
- the LOC119323319 gene encoding uncharacterized protein LOC119323319: MERSFQLNPHATPFVPTSKSPFAESLKGKKDPEKQVDETENNETADKSAGYLLPESLSFDDYAESLGKINISTESSSKGEAAEASHAGNHLAVVESLSLMFPDVSADFILEALKANEFDAVLTIDMLSDLCEADDNGHSAEVSEKPEHHGPSST; encoded by the exons ATGGAGCGGTCTTTTCAGTTGAATCCGCATGCCACTCCTTTCGTGCCTACCTCCAAGTCTCCGTTTGCGGAAAGCTTGAAAGGAAAGAAGGACCCTGAGAAGCAAGTAGATGAGACTGAAAATAATGAGACTGCTGACAAGTCTGCTGGGTATCTACTCCCAGAGTCCCTTTCTTTTGATGACTATGCTGAAAGCCTAGGAAAGATCAACATCTCTACTGAGTCATCATCAAAAGGAGAAGCTGCTGAAGCAAGTCACGCGGGTAATCATCTCGCCGTGGTGGAATCTCTCTCGCTGATGTTCCCAGATGTGTCTGCTGACTTCATTCTTGAAGCACTGAAGGCCAATGAATTTGACGCGGTACTCACCATTGATATGCTTTCCGATCTG TGCGAAGCTGATGATAACGGTCACTCCGCCGAAGTATCAGAAAAGCCGGAGCACCATGGCCCTTCGTCCACATAG